The Pseudomonas sp. G2-4 genome window below encodes:
- a CDS encoding 3-hydroxybutyrate dehydrogenase, translating into MTSPLSGKTALVTGSTSGIGLGIALSLAKAGASLILNGFGDASAVIAEVKQFGGKVGHHPADVSDPAQIADMLAYAEREFGGVDILVNNAGIQHVAAVEDFPVERWDSIIAINLSSVFHATRLSLPGMRAKGWGRIINVASVHGQVGSVGKAAYVAAKHGVIGLTKVVGLETATSNVTCNAICPGWVLTPLVQKQIDDRIAAGVDPQQAQHDLLAEKQPSLAFVTPPQLGELVLFLCSEAGSQVRGAAWNIDGGWLAQ; encoded by the coding sequence ATGACATCCCCTCTTTCGGGCAAGACCGCCCTGGTCACCGGCTCTACCAGCGGCATCGGCCTGGGCATCGCCCTGAGCCTGGCCAAGGCCGGCGCCAGTTTGATCCTCAATGGTTTTGGCGATGCCTCGGCGGTGATCGCCGAGGTGAAACAGTTTGGCGGCAAGGTCGGCCATCATCCCGCCGATGTCAGCGACCCGGCGCAGATCGCCGACATGCTCGCCTACGCCGAGCGCGAGTTCGGCGGCGTGGACATCCTGGTGAACAACGCCGGGATCCAGCACGTGGCCGCCGTGGAAGATTTCCCCGTGGAGCGCTGGGACTCGATCATCGCCATCAACCTGTCCTCGGTGTTCCACGCCACCCGCCTGAGCCTGCCGGGCATGCGCGCCAAGGGCTGGGGGCGGATCATCAACGTCGCCTCGGTGCATGGCCAGGTCGGCTCGGTGGGCAAGGCGGCGTATGTCGCGGCCAAGCACGGGGTGATCGGCCTGACCAAAGTGGTCGGCCTGGAAACCGCCACCAGCAATGTGACGTGCAATGCCATCTGCCCCGGCTGGGTGCTGACGCCACTGGTGCAAAAGCAGATCGACGACCGCATTGCCGCAGGCGTCGACCCGCAACAGGCGCAGCATGATCTGCTGGCGGAGAAACAGCCATCCCTGGCGTTCGTCACCCCTCCGCAACTGGGGGAACTGGTGCTGTTCCTGTGCAGCGAAGCCGGTAGCCAGGTGCGGGGCGCGGCGTGGAATATTGATGGTGGGTGGTTGGCTCAATAA
- a CDS encoding peptidylprolyl isomerase produces the protein MAKATARHILVATEDKCNELKAQIEGGADFAEVAKANSSCPSSRQGGDLGSFGPGQMVKEFDTVVFSAPINVVQGPVKTQFGYHLLEVTSRQD, from the coding sequence ATGGCCAAAGCCACTGCCCGCCACATCCTGGTTGCCACCGAAGACAAGTGCAACGAACTCAAAGCCCAGATCGAAGGTGGCGCCGATTTCGCCGAAGTCGCCAAGGCCAACTCCTCGTGCCCATCCAGCCGTCAAGGCGGCGACCTGGGTTCGTTCGGTCCGGGCCAGATGGTCAAGGAATTCGACACCGTGGTATTTAGCGCCCCGATCAATGTGGTCCAGGGTCCGGTCAAGACCCAGTTCGGTTATCACCTGCTGGAAGTGACCAGCCGCCAGGACTGA
- a CDS encoding sigma 54-interacting transcriptional regulator, with product MNPTESLKDYKRVRTLAIRSLFEIIEQSSEGTVIVDRDANIVWMNERYARRFGLNSAQEAIGRACESVIPGSLLREVVRTGRPILLDMQDTPKEPLVVMRLPIHDSAGAVIGAIGFALFDELRSLSPMLKRYLSMQEELASTRSLLRARQTKYNFAHFIGTSSAGLEVKRRARRSASADSPVLLLGETGTGKELLAQAIHSASPRAHKAFVSINSAAIPESLLEAEFFGTAPGAFTGADRKGRAGKLQIAQGGTLFLDEIGDMPLPLQSKLLRVLQEKEYEPVGSNEVLQSDVRVIAATSMDLEAAIKRGEFRADLYYRLNVLPIQVPPLRERLDDLPALSEAILEELRSQHELNREALDLLGQHAWPGNIRELRNVLERAALLSDDLVLTAADIRAAIGTFTPVTRTASPSLEPLPHETFSQARARFDRHLIETTLAQCGGKVVEAAERLGLGRSTLYKKMVALGIVESH from the coding sequence ATGAACCCCACCGAAAGCCTCAAGGATTACAAGCGCGTGCGCACGCTGGCGATCCGTTCGTTGTTCGAGATCATCGAGCAGTCCAGCGAAGGCACGGTGATTGTCGACCGCGATGCGAATATCGTCTGGATGAACGAACGCTATGCCCGGCGCTTCGGCCTGAACTCGGCGCAGGAAGCCATCGGCCGGGCGTGCGAGAGCGTGATCCCAGGCAGCCTGTTGCGGGAAGTGGTGCGCACCGGGCGACCGATCCTGCTGGACATGCAGGACACGCCCAAGGAACCGCTGGTGGTGATGCGCCTGCCGATCCATGACAGCGCGGGCGCGGTGATCGGCGCCATCGGTTTTGCCTTGTTCGATGAATTGCGCAGCCTGTCGCCAATGCTCAAGCGCTACCTGAGCATGCAGGAAGAACTGGCCTCCACTCGCTCGTTGTTGCGGGCGCGGCAAACCAAATACAACTTCGCTCATTTCATTGGCACCAGCAGCGCCGGGCTGGAGGTCAAGCGGCGTGCCCGGCGCAGCGCCAGCGCCGATTCGCCAGTGTTGTTGCTCGGCGAAACCGGCACTGGAAAGGAGCTGCTGGCTCAGGCCATCCACAGCGCTTCGCCGCGGGCGCACAAGGCGTTCGTCAGCATCAACAGCGCGGCGATTCCTGAATCGCTGCTGGAAGCCGAGTTCTTCGGTACCGCTCCAGGGGCCTTCACCGGTGCCGACCGCAAGGGCCGCGCCGGCAAGCTGCAGATTGCCCAGGGCGGCACGCTGTTCCTCGATGAGATCGGCGACATGCCGTTGCCGCTGCAAAGCAAACTGCTGCGGGTGCTCCAGGAAAAGGAATACGAACCGGTGGGTTCCAACGAGGTGCTGCAAAGCGATGTGCGAGTGATCGCCGCCACGTCCATGGATTTAGAAGCGGCCATCAAGCGCGGGGAGTTTCGCGCCGACTTGTATTACCGCCTCAACGTGCTGCCGATCCAGGTCCCACCGCTGCGCGAACGCCTGGATGACTTGCCGGCCCTGAGTGAGGCGATCCTCGAAGAACTGCGCAGCCAGCATGAACTGAACCGCGAAGCCCTCGACCTGTTGGGACAACACGCCTGGCCGGGCAACATTCGCGAGCTGCGCAACGTGCTGGAACGGGCCGCGCTGCTCAGTGACGACCTGGTACTGACAGCGGCGGACATCCGCGCGGCCATCGGCACATTCACACCAGTCACCCGCACGGCGAGCCCGAGCCTTGAGCCGCTGCCCCATGAAACCTTTAGCCAGGCCCGGGCGCGATTCGACCGGCACCTGATCGAAACCACCCTCGCGCAATGCGGGGGCAAGGTGGTCGAGGCGGCTGAGCGGTTGGGGCTGGGGAGGTCGACGCTGTACAAGAAGATGGTGGCGTTGGGGATTGTAGAGTCTCATTAA
- a CDS encoding ABC transporter ATP-binding protein, producing MSDNLIEIRDLNVAFNDQTVVRNLCLDIRPGECLALVGESGSGKSVTAHSILQLLPENEARTTGSVRYRGQELVGADAQTLRELRGNRIAMIFQEPMTSLNPLHSVEKQIGETLMLHKGLGGKAARQRILELLALVGIQKPTERLKAYPHQLSGGQRQRVMIAMALACEPELLIADEPTTALDVTVQRKILLLLKSLQQRLGMSLLLISHDLNLVRSIAQRVCVMKAGEIVEQAPCEALFSAPKHPYSCELLHAEPEGEALPRDDREDVLQVQDLRVSFPLGGGLFRRKEYLHAVDGISLSIQRGKTLGIVGESGSGKSTLGQAILRLIESEGSIRFQGQALDHLSQKALRPWRKQMQVVFQDPFGSLSPRMSVQQIISEGLEVHSPSSAEQCEAQVIQALKEVGLDPQTRHRYPHEFSGGQRQRIAIARALVLKPALILLDEPTSALDRTVQKQVVALLRQLQEKYGLTYLFISHDLAVIRALAHDMIVIKDGKVVEQGASHDVFDSPQHPYTKELLAAAHPGWA from the coding sequence ATGAGCGACAACCTGATCGAAATCCGCGACCTGAACGTGGCCTTCAACGACCAAACCGTGGTGCGCAACCTGTGCCTGGACATCCGCCCCGGCGAGTGCCTGGCGCTGGTGGGCGAGTCGGGCTCGGGCAAGTCGGTGACCGCCCATTCGATCCTGCAATTGCTGCCCGAGAACGAAGCCCGCACCACCGGCAGCGTTCGTTATCGTGGTCAGGAATTGGTGGGGGCCGACGCCCAGACCCTGCGGGAGCTGCGCGGTAACCGGATCGCGATGATTTTCCAGGAGCCGATGACGTCGCTGAACCCGCTGCACAGCGTCGAAAAGCAGATCGGTGAAACCCTGATGCTGCACAAGGGCCTGGGTGGTAAAGCGGCGCGCCAACGCATCCTGGAACTGCTGGCCTTGGTGGGCATCCAGAAACCCACCGAACGCCTCAAGGCCTACCCTCATCAACTGTCGGGCGGCCAGCGGCAACGGGTGATGATTGCCATGGCCCTGGCCTGCGAGCCGGAACTGTTGATTGCCGACGAGCCGACCACCGCGCTGGACGTAACCGTGCAGCGCAAGATTCTGTTGCTGCTCAAATCCCTGCAACAACGGCTCGGCATGTCATTGCTGTTGATCAGCCACGACCTCAATCTGGTGCGCAGCATCGCTCAACGGGTCTGTGTGATGAAGGCCGGGGAAATCGTCGAACAGGCGCCGTGCGAAGCCCTCTTCAGCGCGCCGAAACACCCCTACAGCTGCGAGCTGCTGCATGCCGAACCGGAAGGCGAGGCCCTGCCCCGGGACGACCGCGAGGACGTGTTGCAGGTACAAGACCTGCGCGTGAGTTTCCCCCTGGGCGGCGGTCTGTTTCGGCGCAAGGAATACCTGCACGCCGTGGACGGCATCAGCCTGAGCATCCAGCGCGGCAAGACACTGGGCATCGTCGGCGAATCCGGCTCCGGCAAGTCCACGCTGGGCCAGGCGATCCTGCGGCTGATCGAGTCCGAAGGCAGCATTCGTTTCCAGGGCCAGGCCCTCGATCATCTGTCGCAGAAAGCGCTGCGGCCATGGCGCAAGCAGATGCAGGTGGTGTTCCAGGACCCGTTCGGCAGCCTCAGCCCGCGGATGTCGGTGCAGCAGATCATCAGCGAAGGCCTTGAGGTGCACAGCCCGTCCAGTGCCGAGCAGTGCGAAGCCCAGGTGATCCAGGCCCTCAAGGAAGTCGGCCTCGACCCGCAGACCCGCCATCGCTACCCCCACGAATTCTCCGGTGGCCAGCGCCAACGCATCGCCATTGCCCGGGCGTTAGTGCTCAAGCCGGCGTTGATTTTGTTGGATGAACCCACATCGGCCCTGGACCGCACGGTGCAAAAGCAAGTGGTCGCCCTGCTCCGTCAGCTCCAGGAAAAGTACGGCTTGACCTACCTGTTCATCAGCCATGACCTGGCAGTGATTCGCGCCCTGGCCCACGACATGATCGTGATCAAGGACGGCAAAGTGGTCGAGCAAGGCGCCAGCCATGACGTGTTCGACTCACCCCAGCATCCCTATACCAAGGAGTTGTTGGCGGCGGCGCATCCGGGGTGGGCATAA
- a CDS encoding ABC transporter permease, whose amino-acid sequence MFKFSPLGRRRFERFKKNRRGWWSLWLFIGLFILTLGGELIANDKPLVVSYQGSLYFPVFKRHTEQEFGGQLPFQADYRSSYVQNLIHKDGGWLLFPPIPFSDDTPNYDLSQPAPSPPSSVNWLGTDDQSRDVLARVIFGARVSILFALALTAISALIGIAAGALQGYYGGWVDLLGQRLLEVWSGLPVLYLLIILSGFVEPNFWWLLGIMALFSWLALVDVVRAEFLRGRNLEYVKAARALGLSDRKVIVRHILPNAMNATLSYLPFILTGAISTLTALDFLGFGMPAGSASLGELIGQGKQNLQAPWLGLTAFFTLALILSLLVFIGEALRDAFDPRS is encoded by the coding sequence ATGTTCAAGTTTTCACCCTTGGGCCGCCGGCGCTTCGAGCGTTTCAAGAAAAACCGTCGCGGCTGGTGGTCGCTGTGGCTGTTCATCGGTTTGTTCATCCTGACCCTGGGCGGCGAACTGATCGCCAATGACAAGCCGCTGGTGGTGAGCTACCAGGGCTCGCTGTATTTCCCCGTATTCAAGCGCCACACCGAGCAGGAGTTTGGCGGGCAGTTGCCGTTCCAGGCCGATTACCGCAGCAGCTATGTGCAGAACCTGATCCACAAGGACGGCGGCTGGCTGTTGTTCCCACCGATCCCGTTCAGCGACGACACGCCCAACTATGACCTCAGCCAGCCGGCCCCGAGCCCGCCCTCATCGGTGAACTGGCTGGGCACCGATGACCAGTCCCGGGATGTGCTGGCCCGGGTGATTTTCGGGGCGCGAGTATCGATCCTGTTCGCCCTGGCCCTGACCGCCATCAGCGCGCTGATCGGCATTGCCGCCGGTGCGTTGCAAGGTTATTACGGCGGCTGGGTGGACTTGCTGGGGCAGCGCTTGCTGGAAGTCTGGTCCGGACTGCCAGTGCTCTATCTGTTGATCATTTTGTCCGGCTTCGTGGAACCGAATTTCTGGTGGCTGCTGGGGATCATGGCGCTGTTTTCCTGGCTGGCCCTGGTAGACGTGGTACGGGCCGAGTTCCTGCGCGGGCGCAACCTCGAATACGTGAAAGCCGCCAGGGCCCTGGGGCTCAGCGACCGCAAGGTGATCGTCCGGCACATCCTGCCCAATGCGATGAACGCCACCCTGAGTTACCTGCCTTTCATTCTCACCGGGGCAATCTCGACACTCACGGCCCTGGACTTCCTCGGGTTCGGCATGCCGGCCGGTAGCGCGTCGCTGGGCGAGTTGATCGGCCAGGGCAAACAGAACCTGCAAGCGCCATGGCTCGGGCTGACGGCGTTCTTCACCCTGGCGCTGATTCTTTCCCTGTTGGTATTTATCGGCGAGGCGTTGCGAGACGCGTTCGATCCACGCTCTTGA
- a CDS encoding extracellular solute-binding protein, translated as MRLAFPSLLFTAVALLTGAVGVDAAPQHALTVYGEPAKYPEGFGHFAYTNPQAPKGGTMRRSAIEIGHFDHVLPYIDKGIGVSQIDGMLYSPLAQRSLDEPYTVYGLVAEKMERADDGLSLRFYLNPKARFADGQPITAEDVRYSFELLMTQGSLRYRSQFAAVKGVEVESERTVRFDFKNNENRTLPLDIATLPVFPEHWWKTRDFASGGGYEAPLGSGPYRVGKVDSGRSITFKRNADWWGKDLPVSRGLYNFDHFSIEYFGDTDVARQVLRGGAYDYNREFSATGYSIGYDSPALRDGRLQKAHLATEAPQTAQGFVFNLQKPQFQDRRVRQALAMLWDFEWSNRQMMRNLYVRQQSFFSNTDLAARQLPDAGELAILEPLRGQIPDEVFTQVFQAPKTDGSGVIRDKQLQALALLEEAGWKPEGDRLVNAEGEPLSFTFLNTQNGLDRLLLPYKRTLAQIGIDMSIRRIDASQYVNRLMSRDYDMIITGYPVSTSPGMELYNYFGSATANDPGANNYMALQNPAVDALIDGLVKATTKTDMLRHAHALDRVLQWNYYWIPNYYPPGSSTVWWNRFGIPKVQASNDEAIESWWEVSTTPLTNEQMTAERIKRGTPGGPH; from the coding sequence ATGCGACTGGCATTTCCTTCACTGCTGTTCACTGCCGTGGCCCTGCTGACAGGCGCCGTTGGCGTGGATGCCGCACCGCAACATGCCCTGACCGTATACGGCGAACCGGCCAAGTACCCCGAGGGCTTCGGCCATTTCGCCTACACCAACCCCCAGGCTCCCAAAGGCGGGACCATGCGCCGCTCGGCCATCGAGATCGGCCATTTCGACCATGTGCTGCCATACATCGACAAAGGCATCGGCGTCAGCCAGATCGACGGGATGTTGTATTCGCCACTGGCCCAGCGTTCGCTGGATGAACCCTATACCGTCTACGGCCTGGTGGCTGAGAAGATGGAACGCGCCGACGACGGCCTGTCCCTGCGCTTCTACCTGAACCCCAAGGCCCGCTTTGCCGATGGCCAGCCCATTACCGCCGAGGACGTGCGCTACAGCTTCGAGCTGCTGATGACCCAGGGCAGCCTGCGCTATCGCTCCCAGTTCGCGGCCGTCAAAGGGGTCGAGGTGGAATCCGAGCGCACCGTCCGATTCGACTTCAAGAACAACGAAAACCGCACCCTGCCCCTGGACATCGCGACCCTGCCGGTCTTCCCCGAACACTGGTGGAAGACCCGCGACTTTGCCAGCGGGGGCGGCTACGAGGCACCACTGGGCAGCGGACCGTACCGGGTCGGCAAGGTCGATTCCGGGCGCAGCATTACCTTCAAACGCAATGCCGACTGGTGGGGCAAGGATCTGCCGGTCAGCCGCGGGCTCTACAATTTCGACCATTTCAGCATCGAGTACTTTGGCGACACCGATGTGGCCCGCCAGGTGCTGCGCGGCGGTGCCTACGATTACAACCGCGAATTCTCCGCCACCGGCTATTCCATCGGCTACGACAGCCCGGCGCTGCGCGACGGTCGCCTGCAAAAGGCTCACCTGGCCACCGAGGCGCCCCAGACCGCCCAGGGTTTCGTGTTCAACCTGCAAAAACCGCAGTTCCAGGATCGCCGGGTCCGCCAGGCGCTGGCCATGCTCTGGGATTTCGAATGGAGCAACCGCCAGATGATGCGCAACCTCTATGTGCGTCAGCAGAGTTTCTTTTCCAACACCGATCTCGCCGCCCGACAACTGCCCGATGCCGGCGAGCTGGCGATCCTCGAACCGTTGCGCGGACAAATACCCGACGAAGTCTTCACCCAGGTCTTCCAGGCCCCTAAGACCGACGGCAGCGGCGTGATTCGCGACAAGCAATTGCAAGCCCTGGCGCTGCTGGAAGAAGCCGGCTGGAAACCCGAAGGCGACCGCCTGGTGAATGCCGAGGGCGAGCCACTGAGCTTCACCTTCCTGAACACCCAGAACGGTCTGGATCGCCTGTTGCTGCCCTACAAGCGCACCCTGGCGCAAATCGGCATCGACATGAGCATCCGGCGCATCGACGCGTCCCAATACGTCAATCGCCTGATGAGTCGCGACTACGACATGATCATCACCGGCTACCCCGTCAGCACTTCGCCAGGCATGGAACTCTACAATTACTTCGGCTCAGCGACGGCCAACGACCCGGGCGCCAACAACTACATGGCCCTGCAGAACCCGGCGGTGGACGCCCTGATCGACGGGCTGGTCAAGGCCACGACCAAAACCGACATGCTCCGCCACGCCCACGCCCTGGATCGCGTGCTGCAATGGAATTACTACTGGATCCCCAACTATTACCCGCCGGGCAGCTCGACGGTGTGGTGGAATCGCTTCGGCATTCCGAAGGTACAAGCCAGCAATGACGAAGCCATCGAGAGCTGGTGGGAAGTGAGCACCACGCCGTTGACCAACGAGCAGATGACCGCCGAGCGCATCAAGCGCGGTACACCCGGAGGACCGCATTAA
- a CDS encoding microcin C ABC transporter permease YejB translates to MWAYIARRLLLIIPTLVIILLVNFVIVQAAPGGPVEQAIAHLQGIGGASVGSSGNTMTGSSRASRGLDPQLIKDIEKQYGFDKPAHERLWLMLSSYARLDFGKSFFRGATVTDLILEKMPVTISLGLWATLITYLVSIPLGIRKAVRHGSAFDVWSSTAIIIGYAMPAFLFAMFLIVVFAGGTSLNWFPVRGLVSDNFESLSTLGKIADYFWHLVLPVTSLVIGGFATLTILTKNSFLNEITRQYVVTARAKGMSERRVLYGHVFRNAMLLVVSGIPQAFISVFFAGSLLIEVIFSLDGLGRMSYEAAVSRDYPVVFGSLFIFTLFGLLIKLIGDLCYTLVDPRIDFAARNA, encoded by the coding sequence ATGTGGGCTTATATCGCGCGGCGCCTGCTGCTGATCATTCCGACCTTGGTGATCATTCTGCTGGTGAACTTCGTCATCGTGCAGGCCGCGCCAGGGGGGCCGGTGGAACAGGCCATCGCTCACCTGCAAGGCATCGGCGGCGCCAGCGTCGGCAGTTCGGGCAACACCATGACTGGCAGTTCCCGGGCCAGTCGCGGTCTCGACCCACAGTTGATCAAGGACATCGAAAAACAATACGGCTTCGACAAACCGGCCCATGAACGCCTGTGGCTGATGCTCAGCAGCTACGCCCGCCTGGACTTCGGTAAAAGCTTCTTCCGCGGCGCCACGGTCACCGACCTGATCCTGGAAAAAATGCCGGTGACCATTTCCCTCGGGCTCTGGGCAACACTGATCACCTACCTGGTGTCGATTCCCTTGGGGATCCGCAAGGCCGTGCGTCACGGTTCCGCGTTCGATGTGTGGAGCAGCACGGCGATCATCATTGGCTATGCCATGCCGGCGTTCCTTTTCGCGATGTTCCTGATCGTGGTGTTCGCTGGCGGCACGTCGTTGAACTGGTTTCCGGTGCGCGGGCTGGTGTCGGATAACTTCGAGTCGCTGTCGACCCTGGGCAAGATCGCCGATTACTTCTGGCACCTGGTGCTGCCGGTGACGTCCCTGGTGATCGGCGGCTTCGCCACCCTGACGATCCTGACCAAGAACTCGTTCCTCAATGAAATCACCCGCCAGTACGTGGTCACGGCACGGGCCAAGGGCATGAGCGAACGGCGGGTGCTGTATGGCCACGTGTTCCGCAACGCGATGCTGCTGGTGGTGTCCGGTATTCCACAGGCGTTCATCAGCGTGTTTTTTGCCGGCTCGCTGCTGATCGAGGTGATCTTTTCCCTCGATGGCCTGGGGCGTATGAGCTACGAGGCCGCCGTATCCCGGGACTATCCGGTGGTGTTCGGCTCGCTGTTCATCTTCACGTTGTTCGGCCTGCTCATCAAACTCATCGGCGACCTCTGCTACACCCTGGTGGACCCGCGCATCGACTTCGCCGCGAGGAATGCCTGA
- a CDS encoding GntP family permease, translating to MSVIIALAALTLLMVAAYRGYSVILFAPIAALGAVLLTDPSAVAPAFTGVFMEKMVGFIKLYFPVFLLGAVFGKLIELSGFSRSIVAAAIRLLGTRQAMLVIVLVCALLTYGGVSLFVVVFAVYPFAAEMFRQSNIPKRLIPATIALGAFSFTMDALPGTPQIQNIIPSTFFNTTAWAAPWLGVIGTIFVFSLGMLFLQRQRNKALRVGEGYGTELRNEPETAEDIKLPNPWIAVSPLLAVGIMNLLFTQWIPQWYGKTHSLALPGMATPVTSDIAKLTAIWAVQAALLVGIIMVLLFGFRAIRSKLAEGSKSAVGGALLAAMNTASEYGFGAVIASLPGFLVLADWLKNIPNPLVNEAVTVTLLAGITGSASGGMSIALAAMSESFISAANAANIPLEVLHRVAAMASGGMDTLPHNGAVITLLAVTGLTHREAYKDIFCITLIKTLAVFFVIGVFYATGIV from the coding sequence ATGAGTGTGATCATTGCCTTGGCAGCCCTCACGCTGCTGATGGTCGCCGCCTACCGTGGCTACAGCGTTATCCTCTTTGCCCCCATCGCCGCCCTCGGCGCCGTCCTGCTCACCGACCCTTCCGCCGTCGCCCCTGCGTTCACCGGGGTGTTCATGGAGAAAATGGTCGGTTTCATCAAACTGTATTTCCCGGTGTTCCTGCTCGGCGCGGTGTTCGGCAAGCTGATCGAGCTGTCGGGCTTCTCCCGCTCCATCGTCGCGGCGGCGATTCGTCTGCTGGGTACGCGCCAGGCCATGCTGGTGATCGTGCTGGTCTGCGCCCTGTTGACCTACGGCGGCGTGTCGTTGTTTGTGGTGGTGTTCGCGGTCTACCCGTTTGCCGCCGAGATGTTCCGCCAGAGCAACATCCCCAAGCGCCTTATCCCGGCCACCATCGCCCTGGGTGCGTTCTCGTTCACCATGGACGCCCTGCCCGGCACGCCGCAGATCCAGAACATCATCCCCAGCACCTTCTTCAACACCACCGCCTGGGCCGCGCCGTGGCTGGGCGTGATCGGTACGATCTTTGTGTTCAGCCTCGGCATGCTGTTCCTGCAACGCCAGCGCAACAAGGCCCTGCGCGTGGGTGAAGGCTACGGTACCGAACTGCGCAACGAACCGGAAACCGCCGAAGACATCAAGCTGCCCAACCCCTGGATCGCTGTTTCGCCGCTGCTGGCCGTGGGGATCATGAACCTGCTGTTCACCCAGTGGATCCCCCAGTGGTATGGCAAGACCCACAGCCTGGCACTGCCGGGCATGGCGACACCGGTGACCAGTGACATCGCCAAGCTCACCGCGATCTGGGCCGTGCAGGCGGCGTTGCTGGTGGGCATCATCATGGTCCTGCTGTTCGGCTTCCGGGCCATTCGCAGCAAATTGGCCGAAGGCAGCAAGAGCGCGGTGGGTGGTGCATTGCTGGCAGCGATGAACACCGCTTCGGAATACGGTTTCGGCGCAGTGATCGCCTCGTTGCCGGGCTTCCTGGTACTGGCCGACTGGCTCAAGAACATTCCCAACCCACTGGTCAACGAAGCCGTGACCGTCACGCTGCTGGCGGGCATCACCGGCTCTGCGTCGGGTGGCATGAGCATCGCCCTGGCGGCAATGTCGGAAAGCTTCATCAGCGCCGCCAACGCCGCCAACATTCCCCTGGAAGTGCTGCACCGGGTAGCCGCCATGGCCAGCGGCGGCATGGACACCCTGCCCCACAACGGCGCGGTGATCACCCTGCTGGCCGTCACCGGGCTGACCCACCGGGAAGCCTACAAAGACATTTTCTGCATTACGCTGATCAAGACCCTCGCGGTGTTCTTCGTGATCGGTGTGTTCTACGCCACTGGCATTGTGTGA